A genomic region of Candidatus Stoquefichus sp. SB1 contains the following coding sequences:
- the ligA gene encoding NAD-dependent DNA ligase LigA — translation MTFERLQEIKKLLNEYNYQYYVLDNPTVSDQEYDRLMQELQQIEMQHPEWLTADSPSQRVGGQVLDNFTKVTHQRMMLSLGNIFNEDELREFDDRIREIYPDVEYVCELKIDGLAVSLVYADGHLDYGATRGDGTIGEDITHNVKTIKSIPLSIDYDGDFEVRGEIFMPKKSFNELNRQREAAGETLFANPRNAAAGSVRQLDSSIAAKRGLDAFLYMVPTATEVGCTTHKEALDYIKKLGFKTNPMTRVCQNIQEVWAFIQEMTEKRETLPYEIDGIVIKVNNLQRQERLGYTAKVPKWAIAYKFPAEEVVTKLKDIIFTIGRTGQITPNAVLEPVRVAGSTVQRATLHNEDNVKHKDIRVGDYVVVRKAGDVIPEVVRALKERRDGSEKAFTMISVCPYCGSKLIRKDNEAAYYCLNEQCDSKKIERIIHFASRDAMNIEGLGEKIIEQFYNLGFVKSIEDIYALYKHEQEIMDIEGFGKKSMDNLVAAIEKSKENSMEKLLFGLGIKGIGAKMADNLSKELKNMDGLLTVSTAKLLSIKDVGETIVQSINRFRRDPASLELIEHLKALGLNMEYLKETSLIQESIFNGKTVCVTGTLELMTRKEIKDYLARLGANVTGSVSKKTDFLICGRDAGSKLEKANQLGVTVMSEEEFKEEVQL, via the coding sequence AGTGGTTAACTGCTGATTCACCGAGTCAAAGAGTTGGAGGACAGGTGCTAGATAATTTCACGAAAGTCACTCATCAAAGAATGATGTTATCATTAGGAAATATTTTTAATGAAGATGAACTGCGAGAATTTGATGATCGTATTCGTGAAATTTATCCTGATGTAGAATATGTTTGTGAATTGAAAATTGATGGTTTGGCGGTTTCATTAGTCTATGCTGATGGTCATTTGGATTATGGAGCAACTCGTGGAGATGGAACAATTGGTGAGGATATTACACATAATGTCAAGACAATTAAATCAATCCCGCTTTCTATTGATTATGATGGTGATTTTGAAGTACGTGGTGAGATTTTTATGCCTAAAAAATCATTTAATGAATTGAATCGTCAAAGAGAGGCTGCTGGAGAAACATTGTTTGCTAATCCTCGTAATGCGGCAGCTGGCAGTGTAAGACAATTAGATTCATCAATAGCTGCAAAACGTGGATTAGATGCATTTTTATATATGGTACCAACAGCCACAGAAGTGGGTTGTACAACCCATAAAGAGGCATTAGATTATATTAAGAAGTTAGGATTTAAGACTAATCCGATGACAAGAGTTTGTCAAAATATTCAGGAAGTTTGGGCTTTTATTCAAGAAATGACAGAAAAAAGAGAAACCCTTCCTTATGAAATCGATGGCATTGTCATTAAAGTCAATAATTTACAAAGACAAGAACGTTTAGGCTATACAGCCAAAGTTCCTAAATGGGCAATTGCATATAAATTTCCAGCTGAAGAAGTTGTGACAAAATTAAAGGATATTATTTTTACAATTGGTAGAACGGGACAAATTACGCCTAATGCAGTATTAGAACCAGTACGTGTGGCAGGAAGTACTGTCCAACGCGCAACATTACATAATGAAGATAATGTTAAACATAAAGATATTAGAGTCGGAGATTATGTTGTTGTTAGAAAAGCTGGAGATGTGATTCCAGAAGTTGTACGTGCTTTAAAAGAACGTCGTGATGGTAGTGAAAAAGCTTTTACGATGATTAGTGTTTGTCCTTATTGTGGCAGCAAATTGATAAGAAAAGATAATGAAGCTGCTTATTATTGTTTAAATGAGCAATGTGATTCTAAAAAGATTGAACGGATTATTCATTTTGCATCACGTGATGCTATGAATATAGAGGGTCTTGGAGAAAAGATTATTGAACAATTCTATAATTTAGGTTTTGTAAAATCGATTGAAGATATTTATGCTTTGTATAAACATGAACAAGAAATTATGGATATTGAAGGTTTTGGTAAGAAGTCAATGGATAATCTTGTTGCGGCAATTGAAAAGAGCAAAGAAAATTCTATGGAAAAACTTTTGTTTGGTCTTGGTATTAAAGGTATTGGGGCAAAGATGGCTGATAATTTATCTAAGGAATTAAAAAATATGGATGGCTTATTGACTGTTTCGACTGCTAAGCTTTTATCAATTAAAGATGTTGGAGAGACAATTGTTCAATCTATTAATCGTTTTAGAAGAGATCCAGCTTCATTAGAATTGATTGAGCATTTAAAAGCATTAGGATTGAATATGGAATATTTAAAAGAAACGTCATTGATTCAAGAGAGTATTTTTAATGGCAAGACAGTTTGTGTAACAGGTACTTTAGAGTTAATGACAAGAAAAGAAATCAAGGATTATTTGGCACGTCTTGGCGCTAATGTGACAGGGAGTGTATCTAAGAAAACTGATTTTTTAATCTGTGGTCGTGATGCTGGAAGTAAGTTGGAAAAAGCCAATCAGTTAGGTGTAACAGTTATGAGTGAAGAAGAATTTAAAGAGGAGGTGCAGTTATGA
- a CDS encoding CamS family sex pheromone protein, whose amino-acid sequence MKKLICVGMALLLLVGCHRAKESVQGQTTNNTASMDSFDDSYYKIVRFDDSELREDFYLDYGSTNDFKSIGRGLQLLSDDYFSTSNHYMSEGQYLKLSLVKEMLSRKSENSLQPQDGTTIENIQNPIMVQNIQEQDYYIKDGDRYTLKGMAFTIVLDPRKSDNSRLDVAMSDKEIEKYGRECIQKFYKVIQNADDFKDVKNLPILLTVYQATDKTTSTVNGHYILKSYCQKEVGEISKVNQETVLFASERAQAIDKTTSNDFDTIKASLKNAATEAAGFVGEARYENDEIQSMVINVHLNVKTATELMYLTSIVADAIDNKFTYDFDIKVLVYSQDELDAVIIKNKGESAQSYSLD is encoded by the coding sequence ATGAAAAAATTAATTTGTGTTGGTATGGCATTATTGTTGCTTGTTGGATGTCATCGTGCAAAAGAGTCAGTTCAGGGACAGACAACGAACAATACAGCTTCTATGGATTCTTTTGATGATTCTTATTATAAGATTGTTAGATTTGATGATAGTGAATTAAGAGAAGATTTTTATTTGGATTATGGTTCTACGAATGATTTTAAATCAATTGGTCGAGGACTGCAGTTACTTTCAGATGATTATTTTTCAACATCTAATCATTATATGAGTGAAGGTCAATATTTAAAATTATCTTTGGTCAAAGAAATGCTAAGTCGTAAGAGTGAAAATTCTTTACAGCCTCAAGATGGTACAACGATAGAGAATATTCAAAATCCAATTATGGTTCAAAATATTCAAGAACAAGATTATTATATTAAAGATGGTGATCGTTATACATTAAAAGGAATGGCTTTTACGATTGTCCTTGATCCACGTAAAAGTGATAATTCTCGTTTAGATGTCGCAATGAGTGATAAAGAAATAGAAAAGTACGGACGTGAATGTATTCAGAAATTTTATAAAGTCATTCAAAATGCTGATGATTTTAAGGATGTTAAGAATTTACCTATTTTATTGACAGTTTATCAGGCGACTGATAAAACAACAAGTACTGTTAATGGACATTATATATTAAAGAGTTATTGTCAAAAAGAAGTTGGAGAAATTTCTAAAGTGAATCAGGAAACTGTGCTTTTTGCAAGTGAAAGAGCGCAGGCAATTGATAAAACAACAAGTAATGATTTTGATACTATAAAAGCAAGCTTGAAAAATGCGGCAACTGAAGCAGCTGGATTTGTTGGTGAAGCAAGATATGAAAATGATGAAATTCAATCGATGGTTATTAATGTTCATCTCAATGTTAAAACAGCAACTGAACTTATGTATTTAACATCTATTGTTGCTGATGCGATTGATAATAAATTTACTTATGATTTTGATATCAAAGTATTGGTTTATTCACAGGATGAATTGGATGCTGTTATTATTAAAAATAAGGGCGAAAGTGCCCAGAGTTATAGTCTTGATTAG
- the gatC gene encoding Asp-tRNA(Asn)/Glu-tRNA(Gln) amidotransferase subunit GatC, which yields MNDTEKMLKQLGRKTMFDVSDEEMPALVEEYNVFMSHVKALEDIDTTDVEPLAFPYEIETTFLREDEAVHTISREEALKNAKSVQDNQIKVPKVVG from the coding sequence ATGAATGATACTGAGAAAATGTTAAAACAGTTAGGTCGTAAAACGATGTTTGATGTAAGTGATGAAGAAATGCCGGCATTAGTTGAAGAATATAATGTCTTTATGAGTCATGTTAAAGCATTGGAAGATATTGATACAACGGATGTAGAGCCTTTGGCTTTTCCTTATGAAATAGAAACAACGTTTTTGCGTGAAGATGAAGCTGTTCATACAATTAGTCGTGAAGAAGCTTTAAAGAATGCAAAGAGTGTACAAGATAATCAAATTAAAGTACCAAAGGTGGTGGGGTAA
- the gatA gene encoding Asp-tRNA(Asn)/Glu-tRNA(Gln) amidotransferase subunit GatA — translation MIQYSIEELHDLLASGELNPQEYYDELFQEVEFQQERLNAFVTITKDKAYDDLKNTQFDHLLNGIPYVLKDNYNTKGIRTTASSRMLEDYTPIYNAHVVDLLTKQGVCLIGKASMDELAMGGTNKSALTGPVYNPWDHTRIAGGSSGGSAALVGSGVVPFALGSDTGDSIRKPAGFCGIVGFKPTWGRISRYGVIPYASSLDTVGAFTRNVRDMAIVTEALAGRDERDMTSSTREVPHYLENLTDDIRHLKIAVLTSVSDEIRNPEIKANFEHVVQTFKELGATVEDVTMPTTLMRTLLPTYTIIANSEATSNHSCLDGIKYGNRQAGQTTDDVMIHSRTHGFGDHIKRRFILGNLALATENQERMFRKAQRVRRLIVEELNKIYQDYDIILTPNGGSIAPRVDEATDDRLSDEYLILENHLSLGNFAGTPSLSLPSGFVDGMPIAVNLMGRLFEEQTVLNCAYALENALGFKNQYSREG, via the coding sequence ATGATTCAATATAGTATAGAAGAACTTCATGATTTATTGGCTTCTGGTGAACTTAATCCTCAGGAGTATTATGATGAATTATTTCAAGAAGTTGAGTTTCAACAAGAGAGATTAAATGCTTTTGTAACAATTACAAAAGATAAAGCATATGATGATTTAAAAAACACACAATTTGATCATTTATTAAATGGGATACCCTATGTATTAAAAGATAATTATAATACCAAAGGAATTCGAACAACAGCGTCTAGCCGTATGTTAGAAGATTATACACCTATTTATAATGCACATGTTGTTGATTTGTTGACGAAGCAGGGTGTCTGTTTGATAGGAAAAGCATCGATGGATGAACTGGCAATGGGTGGAACAAATAAATCTGCGCTTACTGGACCAGTTTACAATCCATGGGATCATACACGTATTGCTGGTGGATCATCTGGAGGAAGTGCAGCACTTGTTGGCAGTGGCGTTGTGCCATTTGCCTTAGGAAGTGATACAGGAGATTCTATTCGTAAACCAGCAGGTTTTTGTGGGATTGTTGGATTTAAGCCAACATGGGGTCGTATTTCACGATATGGTGTCATCCCTTATGCATCAAGTTTAGATACAGTTGGAGCTTTTACGCGTAACGTTCGAGATATGGCGATTGTAACAGAAGCTCTTGCTGGACGTGATGAAAGAGATATGACATCAAGCACAAGAGAAGTTCCTCATTATTTAGAGAATTTAACAGATGATATTCGTCATTTGAAGATAGCGGTTTTGACATCAGTCAGTGATGAAATCAGAAATCCTGAAATTAAAGCAAATTTTGAACATGTTGTACAAACATTTAAAGAATTAGGAGCAACTGTTGAAGATGTAACTATGCCAACAACACTTATGCGTACATTACTACCAACGTATACAATTATTGCTAATTCTGAAGCAACAAGTAATCATTCTTGTTTAGATGGTATTAAATATGGAAATCGTCAGGCAGGTCAAACAACAGATGATGTTATGATTCATTCTCGTACTCATGGTTTTGGTGATCATATTAAACGTCGTTTTATTCTTGGTAATCTAGCTTTGGCAACTGAAAATCAGGAAAGAATGTTTAGAAAGGCACAACGTGTCAGAAGATTGATTGTTGAAGAATTGAATAAAATTTATCAGGATTATGATATTATCTTAACACCTAATGGGGGAAGTATTGCTCCTCGTGTTGATGAGGCAACTGATGATCGTTTAAGTGATGAATATCTCATTTTAGAGAATCATTTAAGTTTAGGTAATTTTGCTGGAACACCAAGTTTATCATTACCATCTGGTTTTGTTGATGGTATGCCGATTGCTGTGAATTTAATGGGTCGTCTTTTTGAAGAACAAACAGTTCTTAATTGTGCCTATGCATTAGAAAATGCATTAGGATTTAAAAATCAATATTCAAGGGAGGGGTAG
- the gatB gene encoding Asp-tRNA(Asn)/Glu-tRNA(Gln) amidotransferase subunit GatB translates to MNFEQVIGLEVHCELKTNSKMFSAAPVTFGEEPNTMINEVDMGMTGTMPVLNKRGVEFAIRVCHALHMEIDELLCFDRKNYYYSDLPKGFQITQDKRPIGRNGYLDIEVDGQMTRVEIERLHMEEDTAKQFHFDDYSLIDYNRAGIPLIEIVTRPNIRSGAQAAAYLEKLRQIFLYTDVSDAKMEEGSMRCDVNISIRPFGSEEFGIRTEIKNLNSISNVQKAIEFEAMRQEKVLIQGGEVLQETRRFDEDTKETVMMRAKGDAVDYKYYTEPNILPIRLDHQWVMDIKENLPMLAEEREKIYIENYSLPKTDAHILVSSKDISDFYEETITTCQEYKLVCNWLLGEVQAYLNKAGLTIQQTKLTPLYLGKMITFIQDGTISSKQAKKVFECLMAEGKDPEIIIEEKGMKQISDVETLTHIINEVLDQNEQSIQDFAAGKDRAVGFLVGQIMKKTGGQANPKITNQLLIQLLKERTK, encoded by the coding sequence ATGAATTTTGAACAGGTTATTGGATTAGAAGTCCATTGTGAATTGAAAACAAACTCTAAAATGTTTTCTGCTGCCCCAGTTACATTTGGGGAAGAACCCAATACAATGATTAATGAAGTAGATATGGGAATGACAGGAACAATGCCCGTATTAAATAAACGTGGTGTTGAGTTTGCCATTCGTGTATGCCATGCTTTACACATGGAAATAGATGAATTATTATGTTTTGATCGTAAGAATTATTATTATTCTGATTTACCTAAAGGCTTTCAGATTACTCAGGATAAAAGACCAATTGGTAGAAATGGTTATTTAGATATTGAAGTTGATGGACAAATGACACGGGTTGAAATTGAACGTTTGCATATGGAAGAAGATACTGCAAAACAATTCCATTTTGATGATTATTCTCTTATTGATTATAATCGTGCTGGTATTCCATTGATCGAAATTGTCACAAGACCTAATATTAGAAGTGGAGCCCAGGCAGCTGCTTACTTAGAAAAATTAAGACAGATTTTCTTATATACAGATGTTTCAGATGCAAAGATGGAAGAAGGATCAATGCGTTGTGATGTCAATATTTCTATTCGTCCATTTGGAAGTGAAGAATTTGGAATTAGAACAGAAATCAAAAACTTGAATTCTATTTCTAATGTCCAAAAAGCCATCGAATTTGAAGCAATGCGTCAAGAAAAAGTATTGATTCAAGGTGGTGAAGTTTTACAGGAAACAAGACGTTTTGATGAAGATACCAAAGAAACTGTCATGATGCGTGCTAAAGGGGATGCTGTTGATTATAAGTATTATACGGAACCTAATATTTTGCCTATTCGTCTTGATCATCAATGGGTGATGGATATTAAAGAAAACTTGCCAATGCTTGCAGAGGAAAGAGAAAAAATTTATATTGAGAATTATAGTTTACCAAAGACAGATGCACATATTCTTGTTTCTAGTAAAGATATTTCTGATTTTTATGAAGAAACAATTACAACATGTCAAGAATATAAATTGGTTTGTAACTGGTTATTAGGTGAAGTTCAGGCTTATTTAAATAAAGCAGGACTCACAATTCAGCAAACAAAGTTAACACCACTTTATTTAGGAAAAATGATTACATTTATTCAAGATGGAACAATTTCATCTAAACAAGCAAAAAAAGTCTTTGAATGTTTAATGGCTGAAGGAAAAGATCCTGAAATCATTATTGAAGAAAAAGGGATGAAACAAATTTCTGATGTTGAGACTTTAACACATATTATTAATGAAGTTCTTGATCAAAATGAACAGTCAATTCAGGATTTTGCTGCTGGTAAGGATCGTGCTGTAGGATTTTTAGTTGGTCAAATTATGAAGAAAACAGGTGGACAAGCGAATCCTAAAATTACAAATCAGCTTTTGATTCAATTGTTAAAAGAAAGAACAAAATAA
- the rlmD gene encoding 23S rRNA (uracil(1939)-C(5))-methyltransferase RlmD produces the protein MKKNEYIEAKCIDYSHDGQGIVKVEGFPVFVKNMLIDEVGKVKIIKVLKNYAVGRLIELYHSHPCRQEARCPLFKQCGGCHLQHLSKEGQQVFKTKRVQDTLERIGHCHVEVLPCFMMDEPWFYRNKVQVPVGYQNNRLVSGFYKQHSNDIIPMERCYIQNDESNQLVNRARELLQDAKETAYDKISHSGNIRHILVRSAYATQQLMLVFITYQKTIKDIDFIIKTLQLEFPHLQTIVQNINQRHDNVILGKENKILWGPGYIEDQLLGNTYRISTQSFYQINPKQVEYLYQKAIEYAQLKATDEVIDAYCGIGTISLSMAQYVDKVYGVEIVEQAIIDAKENAKRNHIHNVEFTCQDAGEFMVNFANENKHIDVVMVDPPRKGCSEVFLNQLITLSPDRIVYISCDVATQARDIAYLQEHGYQADICQPVDMFPQSYHIENIVRLSLKK, from the coding sequence ATGAAAAAAAACGAATATATTGAAGCAAAGTGTATTGATTATTCTCATGATGGACAAGGGATTGTTAAGGTAGAAGGATTTCCGGTTTTTGTTAAAAATATGTTGATTGACGAAGTTGGAAAAGTGAAAATTATTAAGGTATTAAAAAATTATGCTGTTGGACGTTTAATTGAACTTTATCATTCTCACCCATGTCGTCAAGAGGCACGATGTCCTTTATTTAAACAATGTGGTGGTTGTCATCTTCAGCATTTGTCAAAAGAAGGACAACAGGTATTTAAAACCAAACGAGTTCAGGATACATTGGAACGTATTGGACATTGTCATGTAGAAGTGCTGCCTTGTTTTATGATGGATGAACCATGGTTTTATAGAAATAAGGTTCAAGTCCCTGTAGGATATCAGAATAATAGATTGGTTAGTGGTTTTTATAAACAACATAGTAATGATATTATTCCTATGGAAAGATGCTATATTCAAAACGATGAATCCAATCAGTTGGTTAATCGTGCAAGGGAATTGCTTCAAGATGCTAAAGAAACAGCTTATGATAAGATAAGTCATAGTGGAAATATAAGACATATTCTTGTGAGATCAGCTTATGCAACACAACAACTTATGCTTGTTTTTATTACTTATCAAAAGACAATTAAGGATATTGATTTTATTATAAAAACATTACAATTAGAATTTCCACATTTACAAACAATTGTTCAAAATATTAATCAAAGACATGATAATGTTATTTTAGGAAAAGAAAATAAAATATTATGGGGTCCAGGTTATATAGAAGATCAATTGTTAGGAAATACATATCGTATTTCAACACAATCGTTTTATCAGATTAATCCTAAACAGGTAGAATATTTATATCAAAAAGCGATTGAATATGCACAGTTAAAAGCAACTGATGAAGTGATTGATGCATATTGTGGAATTGGAACAATTTCACTATCTATGGCACAATATGTTGATAAAGTTTATGGTGTTGAAATTGTTGAACAGGCAATTATTGATGCAAAAGAAAATGCTAAACGAAATCATATTCATAATGTTGAATTTACTTGTCAGGATGCTGGTGAATTTATGGTGAATTTTGCAAATGAAAACAAACATATTGATGTTGTGATGGTGGATCCACCACGTAAAGGATGTTCAGAAGTATTTTTAAATCAACTGATAACTTTATCACCAGATAGAATTGTCTATATTTCTTGTGATGTGGCTACTCAGGCAAGAGATATTGCGTATCTTCAAGAACATGGGTACCAGGCGGATATTTGTCAGCCAGTTGACATGTTCCCACAAAGTTATCATATTGAAAATATTGTGCGACTATCACTTAAAAAGTGA
- a CDS encoding Y-family DNA polymerase: MRSDKHIYMAIDLKSFYASVECVERNLDPLTTHLVVADSSRTEKTICLAVSPSLKKYGLPGRARLFEVVQKVKEINQDRRRKAPGYQLIGESYKEAELLNHKQLALSYIIAPPRMAFYLDYSARIYQIYLKYVAPEDIHVYSIDEVFIDMTGYLHSCHMTPKEFAKKIILDIFETTGLTATAGIGSNLYLCKVAMDIVAKHIKPDEHGVRIAQLDELRYRQYLWNHQPITDFWRVGRGYAKKLANVGIYTMGDIAKCSIGKSKDYYNEDLLYQMFGVNAELLIDHAWGYESCTMADIKNYKPAHNSIGTGQVLSCPYDFDKTKLVVKEMLDLLSLDLVDKGLVTDQIVLTIGYDIDNLKNKQYQGEVVTDYYGRKIPKHAHGTARLDRQTASGYLMTIAVMELFDRIVDKKLFVRRIHLSAHHLVDEEVIENKEFFHQIDIFTDYDVLKKQQEMQKQILEKEKRLQKATLQLKKKYGKNAVLKGMNLEEGARTIERNGTIGGHKA, from the coding sequence ATGAGAAGTGATAAACATATATACATGGCAATTGATTTAAAATCTTTTTATGCTTCAGTTGAATGTGTTGAAAGAAATCTTGATCCATTAACAACCCATCTTGTTGTTGCTGATTCAAGTCGAACTGAAAAGACAATCTGTTTAGCAGTTTCACCATCATTAAAAAAATATGGACTTCCAGGAAGAGCACGTTTATTTGAAGTTGTTCAAAAAGTCAAAGAAATCAATCAGGATAGACGAAGAAAAGCACCAGGATATCAACTGATTGGAGAATCCTATAAAGAAGCAGAATTACTCAATCATAAGCAACTCGCATTGTCATATATTATTGCACCACCAAGAATGGCTTTTTATTTGGATTATAGTGCCAGAATATATCAGATTTATCTTAAATATGTAGCACCTGAAGATATTCATGTTTATTCAATTGATGAAGTCTTTATTGATATGACAGGTTATTTGCATAGTTGTCATATGACGCCTAAAGAATTTGCCAAAAAGATTATTCTTGATATTTTTGAAACAACTGGACTCACTGCAACAGCAGGTATTGGAAGCAATTTGTATTTATGTAAAGTGGCGATGGATATTGTTGCTAAACATATTAAACCTGATGAACATGGTGTGAGAATTGCACAATTGGATGAATTGCGATATCGTCAGTATTTATGGAATCATCAGCCAATTACTGATTTTTGGAGAGTTGGTAGAGGTTATGCCAAGAAATTAGCCAATGTAGGCATTTATACAATGGGAGATATTGCGAAATGTTCAATTGGCAAAAGCAAGGACTATTATAATGAAGATTTGCTTTATCAGATGTTTGGTGTCAATGCAGAATTACTGATTGATCATGCCTGGGGTTATGAATCGTGTACAATGGCTGATATTAAGAATTATAAACCGGCTCATAATAGTATTGGAACTGGTCAGGTATTAAGTTGTCCTTATGATTTTGATAAAACAAAATTGGTTGTTAAGGAAATGCTGGATTTGTTATCGTTAGATTTGGTTGATAAAGGACTTGTAACTGATCAAATTGTTTTAACAATAGGATATGATATTGATAATTTGAAAAATAAACAATATCAGGGAGAAGTTGTGACTGATTATTATGGTCGTAAAATTCCTAAACATGCTCATGGAACTGCTCGTCTTGATCGACAGACAGCGTCTGGGTATCTTATGACAATAGCAGTTATGGAATTGTTTGATCGGATTGTAGATAAAAAATTATTTGTGAGAAGAATTCATCTTTCAGCTCATCATCTTGTTGATGAAGAAGTAATAGAAAATAAAGAATTTTTTCATCAAATAGATATTTTTACAGATTATGATGTTTTAAAGAAACAACAAGAAATGCAAAAACAAATTTTAGAGAAAGAAAAACGTCTGCAAAAAGCAACATTACAATTAAAGAAAAAATATGGTAAAAATGCTGTGCTTAAAGGAATGAATTTAGAAGAAGGAGCGAGAACCATTGAACGTAATGGAACGATTGGTGGTCATAAAGCTTAA
- a CDS encoding class I SAM-dependent rRNA methyltransferase produces MKRNNPKVVISPEGETWLDKGQMWMYKNNVMELDDSIENGALVDIVTVNGKYMGTGFLSKHSHITVRILSKDRNDVLDRNFFKKRIQFAYDFRKTLEADNITNCRLVFGEADLLPGLTVDRYNDILVCQISSYGLEKRKDMIYELLMEVLKEDHQDIKGIYERNDIKVRSKEGLPLEKGYWKNADLPTTTIIRENGILLHVDIENGQKTGYFLDQKANRYLLRQMAHGKKVLDCFSHTGGFALNAAYGHAKEVVAVDVSQTALDQGYHNALLNSLEDKITFTQDDVFDYLDKCKVGQFDIIVLDPPAFTKSRRTIDHAYNGYKKINMKAMNLLKKGGYLLTCSCSRFMETDHFEKMLRESAYEAGVTLKQVSVTQQNHDHPILWTMEETSYLKFYIFQII; encoded by the coding sequence ATGAAAAGAAATAACCCAAAAGTGGTGATTTCTCCTGAAGGAGAAACATGGCTTGATAAAGGACAAATGTGGATGTATAAAAATAATGTGATGGAATTAGATGATTCCATTGAAAATGGAGCATTGGTTGATATTGTGACAGTGAATGGAAAATATATGGGAACTGGTTTTCTATCTAAGCATAGTCATATTACTGTTCGTATTTTATCAAAAGATAGAAATGATGTATTGGATAGAAACTTTTTTAAAAAAAGAATTCAATTTGCTTATGATTTTCGTAAAACATTAGAAGCAGACAATATCACAAATTGCCGATTGGTTTTTGGAGAGGCTGATTTGCTTCCTGGTTTAACTGTAGATAGATACAATGATATTTTGGTTTGTCAAATCAGTTCATATGGATTAGAGAAGAGAAAAGATATGATCTATGAATTGTTAATGGAAGTTTTAAAAGAAGACCATCAGGATATTAAGGGGATTTATGAAAGAAATGACATTAAGGTTCGTAGTAAAGAAGGATTGCCATTAGAGAAGGGATACTGGAAGAATGCCGATTTACCAACAACGACTATTATTAGAGAAAATGGGATTCTTTTACATGTAGATATTGAAAATGGTCAAAAGACTGGATACTTTTTAGATCAAAAAGCCAATCGTTATTTATTAAGACAGATGGCACATGGGAAAAAAGTATTGGATTGTTTTAGCCATACGGGAGGATTTGCTTTAAATGCTGCTTATGGTCATGCAAAAGAAGTTGTTGCAGTAGATGTGTCTCAAACAGCTTTAGATCAGGGATATCATAATGCGTTGCTTAATTCTTTAGAAGATAAGATTACTTTTACTCAAGATGATGTCTTTGATTATTTAGATAAATGTAAAGTAGGACAATTTGATATCATTGTTTTAGATCCACCAGCTTTTACAAAATCACGCCGAACAATTGATCATGCTTATAACGGCTATAAAAAGATTAATATGAAAGCTATGAATCTTTTAAAAAAGGGTGGTTATTTACTGACTTGTAGCTGTTCACGTTTTATGGAAACAGATCATTTTGAAAAAATGTTAAGAGAATCTGCTTATGAGGCAGGAGTTACTTTAAAACAAGTATCTGTTACACAACAAAATCATGATCATCCGATTTTATGGACTATGGAAGAAACATCATATTTAAAATTTTATATTTTCCAAATCATTTAA